A region of the Nitrospirota bacterium genome:
GTGAATTAAGCAGGAACAGGACTCTTGGATACAGACTTGGGCAGGGGGTAAAACTCAAAGACACATTCTCGGAATTGTCGGGGAGAGGGATGGTCGCAGAGGGTATTAAGACCGCAAAGGCGGCCCGGGAGCTTGCAAAGAAGTATGATGTTTCCATGCCTATTACACAAGAGGTATACAGCCTGCTCTATGAAGAAAAAGATGTCCGGAAGGTAGCGAATGACCTGATGATGCGTGAAATGGGAGGGGAGTAAAAGCGTAAGCAATGAGTTATAAGAAGCAATGAGCAATGAGTTGGAGAATTTTCGGATGAAACCTGAAGACATAGCAAAGATTTTGAGATCGGTTAAGGCAGGCAGACTTGGTGTAGACAAGGCCCTTGACCGCCTGCGGCATCTCCCCTATGAAAACCTTGATTTTGCCCGTATAGACCATCACAGACACCTGAGACAGGGTATGCCTGAGGTGATATACTGCGAGGGAAAGAAGGTTGTTCAGGTAGTAAGGATAGCTGAACGGATACTTGATAAAAAAGGAGATATCATTGCAACCAGGGCAGACAAGGATATATTCGATGCCCTTTCAGCTATGGATGACAGGGCAGAGTATAATGAATCCGGTCGGGTGATTACAGTACTGCATAAAAAGAAAAATCTTACAAAAAGTACCGTACTGATTGTCTCAGGAGGCACATCTGACATGCCTGTTGCAGAAGAGGCCCATGCCATACTTTATGCCTTTGGAAGCAGGGTGGAGACACTTTATGATGTCGGGGTGGCGGGGATACACAGATTGCTCGATAACCGTGATGCATTGCTGAAACCCCGTGTAATTATCGTTATTGCAGGCATGGACGGTGCCCTTGCGAGCGTGGTTGGCGGGCTTGCCTCCCAGCCTGTGATAGCAGTACCTACAAGCAATGGATACGGTGCAAGTTTCGGAGGTGTTGCTGCCCTTCTTACCATGCTCAACAGTTGCGCTGCAGGTGTAGCTGTAATGAATATAGACAATGGTTTTGGCGCAGCCTGTATAGCACACAAGATCAATATGACAGGCGAGCCTTAAACTGTAGCAATAAAAATCCCCCTTAATCCCCCTTTTTCAAAGGGGGAAATGCTGTTCCCCCCTTTAGAAAAGTGGGGCGAGGGGGATTTGAAACTGGACTTTCAAATGAAAATAGCCTATTTCGATTGTTCCAGCGGCATCAGCGGCGATATGATCCTCGGCGCTTTGGTTGATGCGGGGGTCCCCTTCGATGAACTAATAGAGGGCCTTTCAAAACTAAATCTGGACGGGTTCTCCATCACCGCAGGCACTGTTTTGAAAAAGGGTGTCAGGGCAACAAAAATTGATGTTGTCATAGAAAGCCGGGATCTGCCGGGACGGCCTTTAAAAGACCTGAGGGATATCATATCCGACAGCGCCCTTGACAGTGAAATAAAGTCGAAAAGCATTTCAATCTTCCAGCGGCTTGCTGAGGCTGAGTCAGTTGTGCATAACTGTCGGGTCGAGGAAGTGCACTTCCATGAAGTTGGGCACATTGATACGATTGTGGACATAGTTGGTTCCGTCTATGCAGTTCATCTGCTTGGCATAGATAAAGTTGTATCGTCTCCAATAGATACCGGCAGTGGCAGTGTAAAGATGTCACATGGCCTTTTCCCTATCCCGGCCCCTGTGACTGCGGAACTGCTGAGAGATGTACCCCTCTTCTCGTGCGGCACAGAGCGTGAACTCACCACTCCTACCGGTGCGGCAATTATAACTTCTTTTGCATCATCGTTTCAGCCATTGCCCGGGATGACACTCTCTAAGATAGGTTACGGAGCCGGCGGATGGGATTTAAGAGAAAAACCGAATGTCCTGAGGGTTTTTATTGGTGAGGATACAGATGTATACGGTACAGATGAAGTTTGTGTTATAGAGACAAATATTGATGATATGAATCCGCAGGTCTACGAATACCTGATGGACCGTCTCTTTGATGCCGGGGCGCTTGATGTCTATATTACTCCGGTTGTTATGAAGAAGAGCCGGCCGGCCCAAATGCTTTCTGCGGTAGCAGATACAGAACGATTAAATGCCATGAAGGAAATCATATTCAGGGAGACGACAACAATAGGAGTCAGAGTAAGGAAGATGTCTCGTTTTGTCCTTGAACGCGACATGAAAGAGGTCCACCTTCCATATGGGACTGTACGCGTAAAGATATCAGGTAGTAGTAACGGTGTATGCAATATCGTCCCTGA
Encoded here:
- the larB gene encoding nickel pincer cofactor biosynthesis protein LarB, encoding MKPEDIAKILRSVKAGRLGVDKALDRLRHLPYENLDFARIDHHRHLRQGMPEVIYCEGKKVVQVVRIAERILDKKGDIIATRADKDIFDALSAMDDRAEYNESGRVITVLHKKKNLTKSTVLIVSGGTSDMPVAEEAHAILYAFGSRVETLYDVGVAGIHRLLDNRDALLKPRVIIVIAGMDGALASVVGGLASQPVIAVPTSNGYGASFGGVAALLTMLNSCAAGVAVMNIDNGFGAACIAHKINMTGEP
- the larC gene encoding nickel pincer cofactor biosynthesis protein LarC, whose translation is MKIAYFDCSSGISGDMILGALVDAGVPFDELIEGLSKLNLDGFSITAGTVLKKGVRATKIDVVIESRDLPGRPLKDLRDIISDSALDSEIKSKSISIFQRLAEAESVVHNCRVEEVHFHEVGHIDTIVDIVGSVYAVHLLGIDKVVSSPIDTGSGSVKMSHGLFPIPAPVTAELLRDVPLFSCGTERELTTPTGAAIITSFASSFQPLPGMTLSKIGYGAGGWDLREKPNVLRVFIGEDTDVYGTDEVCVIETNIDDMNPQVYEYLMDRLFDAGALDVYITPVVMKKSRPAQMLSAVADTERLNAMKEIIFRETTTIGVRVRKMSRFVLERDMKEVHLPYGTVRVKISGSSNGVCNIVPEYEDCKALAMKTGLPLRDIIELARRLGQE